TAGATTGATATTAATgaatgtttaattaattaatatccCACCACTTTGCATATAATGTAAGAAACTTGCAACACAACTTGATTTTATTTACCCTCTCCCATCCTTGTGCaattattttcatctatttttcttctaCATAAGCTGTAAACTATAcaataaattgttattatttttgctttaaatagtcaattGTCTTTTAAGGtatttaagaaaaggaaactaacagtcttttatatttaccgaTATATTTGTCATTTCCAGTGCCTTACAGTCTGTCTGTCGTGTAGATCCACATTTCCATTTTGTGCCATTTCCCATCATCCCAAAgaattcctttagcatttctaATAGTGCAGTTCTGCTGGTGATGAGTTCTCTCAGCTTCCTTTATCTGGAAATATCTTGATGTTACTGTAATTTTTGAAGAGTATTTTCTCTAGCTACAGAACTTTAgaatgacagttttttttttttttacctccagcactttaaaattgtatttcattgttttctgaaatCCATTGTTTCCTATAAGCAGTCTGCTGTCATTTGTATGGATGTCCTGTTGTAtgtaatatatcttttttctctgactgcttttcagatattatcattatttttggttttcagcagttttactttGATGTCCTTAGATGTGGTTTTCCTTGCCTTTATTCTGCCTGGGGTTCCCTTAGTGTCTTGGGTCTGTGGGTTGatcaaataaggaaaaatttgggccaatatttcttcaaatatttttttctattcactttttttcctcatttttttggaTTTCAGTTACATGTATGTTAGGCCAGTTGATACTTTCCCAGGGGTCATCaagtctctattttttttccaatctttttctcCCTGTTATTCAGTTTGTGTAATTTCCATTAACCTGTCATCAAGTTAACAAATCCTTTTTTCTGTATTGCCAAATTTACTTTGATtctttgatgaatttttttttcaagtattgtATCTTTCAGTTCTAGGaattccttttgattcttttttagagtttctacATCTTTCCTGAAATTGCTCTTTTCTTCACCCATTATATTCACTTCCAATAAATACTGTAACATATCTGtcaagctattttattttatttacttattattattattattattatttttttttgcctttcaacAAGATGCTTTATTGGAGGGTGAAGGGTGGGGTGAAGGCCATGAGGCAGGTAGGGATGACTGTTTCCAGGGGTGATGCTTAGGCTTTACACCTCTTACTGTCCAGGTTCTTGTTCTCCAGGTTGTATGGGGCCTTTGAAAAGCAGATGGCAGCACTTCGGTCACAGTTACAGATAAAGGCCTCACAGGCGTTGTTTTTGTCGCTGCAGGTGACCTCAGTGCCAGAGCATGAGAATTTGTAGCTTTCAGTGTAGGGGTTGTCCACGAGGAATCTACAGCTGCTCGGTTCCTTGGCCTTAGTGTAGCAATTGTCGTGTACCTGGCAGCACGCATCCAGTTCATCCACAGGAGTGCCAGATCCACCCAGGCCACAGTAACAGCCGTAGTCATTGTATTCCAAATAGGGTTTGCTGTTGGGGATCATGCACTGGATCATGCTGCGGAACTGCCACACTGCCCGCGGGCTGATGCCGCTCTCACCAGCGCCCACTGTAAGCAGAACAGCCAGCACAAGGAGTTTCATCTTGGCGTCAAGTTGGTGACTGAAAGGATTCAAGCCGCCTATGGCCTCCCTCCTTATAGCTGCCTCACGGCCCCAAgatctatttacttattttttttaagattttatttttccttttttctccccaaagcccccaagtacatagttgtgtattgttagttgtgggtccttctagttgtggcatgtgggacgctgcctcaacatggcctgatgagtggtgccatgtctgcgcccaggatccgacctggtgaaaccctgggctgccgaagtggagcgtgcaaactcaaccactcagctatggggccggcccctgtcaagttattttaaagttgttgtctgctaattctaacatttgGTCACCCCTGAatctgtttctattgactgcttttttttcatcttcatgtcttaatcacattttcctgctttttcacatatctagtaatttttgcttgaaaaacgATACATCACAGATATTATGgggcttgttttctttttgcaaacAGTATTGAATTTAGTTCTAGGAGGCAGATCACCTTGGTCCTGTAAAGGCTTAGCTTATCCTTTGTTACAGTGGATTTATTTGGACTTTGCCTTTGGTTCTAGGGCATAGCTTTTGGTACTGGGATGTAATCCTTACTCCCAAGGTGTGGTCTTTCTGGATTTCAGCGGAAGGCTCCAAGTGTTTACCAACTCCCTGTACTTTGCTGGGAGTTGAACTCCAAACTCTGGATTTCCAGCACTGGATAGCTGCTTAGTTTCTTTAGTCTCCCAGTTGTTGCTTTCCACTGGGCTCCTGTAGTCTTTCCCATGCCCGTACAGCTCAGGGGTTGATCAAGGATTTGAGaacaatttatatggaaaatttgAGGCTCCCCCTCTGTGACTCACTGTTTCTGGgatttctcccttcaattttcAGCTGCTGTGACAACACTGAATTCCAAATTCTGACTCCTGAGCCTGATAAAACCTGACACTTTCTGCTGGAGCTCCGTCTGTCCTGCACCATGCAGACTGAAATCTATATAAAAGTAGATTTCATCCACTTTAGTTCCCTTTTTTAAGAATCTATCCCATCTTGTTTCTGCTGGCTTTTGGTTGCTCTCTAGTGCCTTCAaactgttgttatttttgttttttccagggTTTATAATTATTGATAGGAAGGTTAGTCCAATACAAACTACTCCATCCTTACTGGAAGCCAGAAATCCCTGAGcgattctttaaaaatacacattggatttcctccagtggcttcccatctttCTTGGCTTTAGTTCCCTCAGAAGCAGATTCTGAGATAAGGATTTTTAGGgtaaattgtttatttgggagatgattcTAGGAAATACCTGTAAGGGAGTAGACATGAGACGTAGAAGCCAATAAagcatgtctttttaaaaaatgagctacAACTGGAGCTCAGTTCTGCTGAGGAACCCTGAGAGACAGTGAGGCGATGTCTCATTTAGCCTAACCAAGGTATATGGTGGGGTATTTATCCAGCAACTACTGTACTTATCCAGCAATGGTGGTGGCACTTATCTACCAATGCCCTGCCAGAAAGCTGCTTCCAGGGGCATTGATACCCAGAACTTTTGGCTTGCCCTGCCTGTAGTCCTCAGGCAGACAATCACAGCTGTTTGCAGCAAGCAGCTTTTGGTGTTTAGATGTGAATGAGAAGATATGGGCAGGGCACCTGCACATCTACTACTCCATCCTActaagaaaaaatcaaaacttcCTATCCTGACTTAAAAAACATTGTCTAACATTCATACTTCATTCCTCACCATTCTTCCTCTCATCCGCTGGGACCTAAGCACAGgcctttgttttttattgtagACACAAACTTGTTTCCTCTTTAGGGCCTATATACTTGCTGTCTCTCTGCCTTGAATGCTCTTCACATGTTGGTTCCTTTGTTACATTCAAATTTTAGCTTATGTATTACCTTCTCAGAGATGTCTTCCTGAGCACTGTGTATAAAATAGCCTCTCATTTGCTTCTATCGTATCACCCTATCTTAATTCTGTGTATATCACTTATCATACTGACTATCTTTTTGGTAGTTTATACATTGCTTGTCTACCGTCTGCTTTTCCCACCAGTATAGAAGTTGTGTGAGAGCAAGaaacttgtttgttttattttattctgttttttgtttttttgctttttaaaataacttttactttttggaaCGCAAATATATACAGAATTAGGAAAGTATAATGTGTCCATCATCTATTTCAGTAATGATCAACATTTGTCAGTGTAGTGTCTTCTATCTTgccacatttttttctgaagtattttaaatgaaTCCCTGTCATGTTATCACTTTAcctgtaaatacttcagtgtgcatttctacaagaaaaagatattttcaatataatcacaatgctattatcacacctaacaaaactaacaatttcttttttattggggtcatattggtttacaacattgtgtaaatttcaggtgtacatcattatatttcagtttctgtatagattgcattgtgttcaccaccaatagtccagtttttatccgtcaccatacatatgtgcccctttaccccttttgccctcccacaCTCTTCTCCTGTGGTAACCGCTAACCTATTCCTATCCtagtgtttatttatcttccacatatgagtgaaatcatatggtatttgtctttctctgtctgacttattttgctcagaataataccctcaaggtccatccatattgtcataaatggcacaatattgtctttttcatggctgagtagtattccattgtgtatatacaccacatctcctttatccattcatccactggtgagcacttaggttgcttccacatcatggctattgtgaacaatgctgcagtgaatacaggggtgcgtatatctttttgaattgttgatttcatgttctttagataaatacccagtaatgggatagctggatcatatagtatttctatttttaattttttgagaaatatccatattgttttctatagtggctgcaccagtttgcatttccaccagcactgtatgaggaaGAACTTTATTTTGTCACAGCTGTAAACTCCTGAGCTTACAATAAGaactcacaaatatttgttgagtgaatgaataaatgaatggatgagtgaacataataaaattttcaaataaaacaaattggaaataaaaaagttaagttggaagcaacccaagtgtccatcaactgaggaatggatgaacaaaatgtggtatatacatacagtggaatgctattcaactttaaaaaggaatgaagttctgacacatgctgcaatgtggatgaaccttgaagacatcagACTAAGaaaagtaagccagtcacaaaatgacaaatagtGTGCGATTCCATTTCTATAAGGTATGTAGACTAGTCAAATTTATAgtgacagaaggtagaatggtggctgccagggactGGACAGAAATGAGAATGGGGAAGTTGTGTTTGATGGGTACAGGGTTTTAATTGGAGACgaggaaaaagttctggagatgaatggtggcaATGggtgtacaacaatgtgaatgtacttaatggcaCAGAACTGTAcatgtaaaatggtaaattttatgttatgtatatttaatcatagtagaaaattaaaaattaaaaagttattcctCATAATATCTCAGAATTTCCTCCAGAGAAAGATTAAGCCTGGATTTGCAATCTGACCCAGTCCTTAGCAACTATACCATCTTAAGCAAGTTATATTATAGAATTTCTGTAAACCAgcctcctcatctataaagtgggaataatgatAGTACCCACTCTATAGGTTTGTTATAATAATGCAATGGTTCCTGGACTTATAAATCATTTTATGAATcattaaaacttcaaaataattttggggTCTGATATTAGATTGACATTATCTTTTTGTCaaataagatattaaaaacagaccacacaaaaacaaaactttcaccCCTCTAATCATCACTTCattaagaaaaagcattttaatgcaaaaagaaatctagaaagagaagaatcttaaagtcaaagacattttttaaaactttgaaaacgTCCAACATCGATAATTGTAAGCGAGGTAATTCAGACCAACCCTCTTGTTGAGGATACCTAGAAAAgctaaacaaatatatttaaaaaaatctttttgaaggcatcaaagagacaaagagatagTGAAGACCTACTGGTCCAAGAtccaagagaagaaggaaatccAGAGAGATGATCCTGGCACTTAAGGTGTTTGTGAAACCCGGACGAGGTGGTTGAGAGTCTGATCAGCACTTTTAATGGTCTCTTGAGGCTAAGGAAACAAAAGTTGGAATTCGAGACCTATAAAAATGGTTGGCTGATCCCTCCCACCACTGCCCCTTTGTGTTGAAATCTTGACAGGCTGCACCTTAGGAGGAAGAATGAACTTTGGGCTTTTGCAGCTCAGCTTTGCATGGTATCAGTCCTTGAAATTGGATTAAAGTAAGTCTGGATTGCTAGTGTTCCTGTGCACCTGTAACAAGCAAATATAAATCCTCTTTAGAGGACAATAATACCCCAGGTCTCAAAATAATTCTACAGATAATTTTTCAAACACATCACATggcacacaataaaaaataaccaagcaCACACGGAGATAAGAAAACATGAATGAAACCAAGAGAAACAACAGATAATAGAACAGACTTATATGGGCTCTAGATACTGGAATTCTCAAACACAGACTTTGACTATGGCTACTATTCAAAGGAATAAAGGACAAGATTGAGATTTTGGCAGAATCTAGAAACTATGAGAAAGGATAGGAGATTTGGAAAAGAATCAAGTGAAAAATCTagaactgaaaatacaataaCCCAAATTAAGAATCCAGTGATAGGCTTTGTAGAAGATTAGACATGGTTGAAATAGAATTAGTGAAATGGAAGATATATCAATGGAAAAGATCTAGAATGAAGCATAGAAAGACAAGaagaatagaaaatacagaaaagagggCAAGAGACATAAGGGGTGGGAAGACCTAACATGATTGTATTTGGAATCCAcaagcagagatgagagaaaatgtggcaaaagtaatatttgaagagataaaggcTGAGAATGTTCCTAAGCCAGTAAACTCACTAGGCCACAGATTCAAACCCAACAGGTTAAATGTAAAGAAACACACACCTGGATACATCACAGTACACCTGCCTAAAACCAAAGACAAGCTAAATCTTAAAAATAGCCAGAGAAAGAATATGGCTTACCCACAAAGGAGCAATAGTTAGACTGACATCTAACTTCTCAAAAGATATGATGAATGACTTCTCAATGAAgcaatggaagccagaaaacaTTGAAACGATATCTTTgatgtgctgaaagaaaaaactgccaacctaCTGTTCTAAATCCTGGAACATATCCTTTAAGAACGACAAACAACAGTTAAGAAAATGTGTCATCAGTAGACTGTAGAAAAGGAAATCTAAAAGGATGTTattcaggcagaaaaaaaaataattccagatggAAGCTCAGAGATGCAGGAAGACATAAGAGCAACGAAAAaggcaaatgtttggtaaatctAAATTAATACTGACTGTGTAACCATTTTAATATCTAGGGTGGttcaaaatatacagaaatttaggggccagcccggtggcacagtggttaagtttgcattctctacttcggtggcccggggtttgccagtttggatcccaggcacagacttacatgctgcttgtcaagccatgctgtggtaggcgtcccacatataaagtagaggaagatgggcatggttgctagttcaaggacagtcttcctcagcaaaaagaggagcattagcagtggatgttagctcagggctaattttcctcaaaaacaacaacaaaatatgaaaaatttaaaatacatatcatGGCATGATATTGTATGGGAGGGGTTAATAGGGAAGGGGAAAAGGGTCAAAGGGGTAAAATAACACTAAAACTTCATG
The DNA window shown above is from Equus quagga isolate Etosha38 chromosome 2, UCLA_HA_Equagga_1.0, whole genome shotgun sequence and carries:
- the LOC124234922 gene encoding phospholipase A2-like codes for the protein MKLLVLAVLLTVGAGESGISPRAVWQFRSMIQCMIPNSKPYLEYNDYGCYCGLGGSGTPVDELDACCQVHDNCYTKAKEPSSCRFLVDNPYTESYKFSCSGTEVTCSDKNNACEAFICNCDRSAAICFSKAPYNLENKNLDSKRCKA